In one Solanum dulcamara chromosome 1, daSolDulc1.2, whole genome shotgun sequence genomic region, the following are encoded:
- the LOC129891291 gene encoding uncharacterized protein LOC129891291, translating to MASLFTSYFLPLVFVANIFNFQTSLCDLNADEALITSICRQVQNPPFCLTTFRQILHTHPYVPEEVTRAAIAQSLQNANDNHAFIEKAKANAKDKETQDLYGICDSGYGLLITVLQDAAQALANKDFNGLENDLSKCPKFVTDCQNALGSKTTPEILDRSRKQFDLVLMSKIAEGLIKK from the coding sequence atgGCCTCTCTTTTTACTTCATACTTTCTTCCTCTAGTATTTGTTGCAAacattttcaactttcaaacttctTTGTGTGACCTCAATGCAGACGAGGCATTAATAACAAGTATATGTAGACAAGTACAAAATCCTCCATTTTGCTTAACCACTTTCAGAcaaattttacatactcatccaTATGTTCCTGAAGAAGTAACGCGAGCTGCTATCGCGCAATCATTACAAAATGCTAACGACAACCATGCTTTCATAGAGAAAGCTAAAGCAAACGCAAAAGACAAAGAGACCCAAGACCTGTACGGTATTTGTGATAGCGGTTATGGATTGTTGATAACCGTGCTCCAAGATGCTGCCCAAGCATTAGCTAACAAAGATTTTAATGGCTTGGAAAATGACCTTTCAAAGTGTCCCAAATTTGTGACTGATTGTCAAAATGCACTCGGTAGCAAGACAACGCCTGAAATATTAGATAGAAGTAGGAAAC